The Bdellovibrio sp. NC01 genome includes the window ACGTTGTTGGCGGTTTGAAATTGATTGAACCAGCGGCAGACCTTGCGGTCGCAGCTGCGATTCTATCAACGGAAAGTCGTCGCGATCTGGATTCAAAAACTTGTTTCTTTGGAGAGATCGGTTTGACTGGCGAAGTTCGTGGGGTTTCTTTCGTAGAAAATCGCATTAAAGAAGCGGATAAGCTCGGATTTAAGCACTTCGTGATCCCGTATTCTAACAAACGCCACCTTTCCGAGGTCAAAATTTCGAAGGATAAGAAGATTTCATTTGTCAAAAACGTCCATGAACTGAGTAAAATTATATAAGAGCTGATTTATGCGGCTCTTATTTTCTCAAGGACGATAATAATGAGCGATGCAATCGTAAAAGAAACTTATCCCGCTGGTGACTACATTTTCTTCGAAGGTGATTTGGAAAGACATTTCTACATCATCGAAACAGGAACGGTCAGCATCTGCACGATGAATCGCCAAGGCCAAAAAGTTGAATTAGGCCAAGTCCACGATGGCGAATCCTTTGGTGAATTCGCCCTTCTTGAAAACAAACCGCGCTCTGCCTCTGCCATGGCAGTCACCGAAGTGACACTTGTGCGCGTTTCCGAAGAAGGCTTCCAAGAATTGCTTGAAGATCTTCCAGTCTGGGCAAACTGCATGTTAAAATCATTCGCAGATCGCCTAAAGAAAACCACAGCCGCCCTTAAAGACGCCGAAGATAAACTACGCTAACGCACTGTAGACCCAAAAAAACGACAGACACCTTTATTTGGCGGATTTGATGAAGAGTTCGCGTTGGAGGTCGGTCATTAATTGGAGCATTCTTGTTTCCATGACTTTATCGACTTCCATGAAGCGTGTGCCGGCTGTATAGGTTGTGCCATTGTCGTGTTCGCGTTTTTGTACGAAACGCACTTCAAGATCGAATTCCATCGCGCGACGAGCGCCTAATCTTAGACTGCCCTTTACGACATCGCCGATTTTTAAATCGGGCTTTTCGCCGCTGAATTCAATTCTGACTCCGCCGGCGCTGACATCTTTCACTGTGCAATCTTTAAAATATTTTTTGCCACCATGGCCGTGCAATGTGAACAATGCATCGAATTCTTCTGGAATGGGCACGCGCACGTTCGCACGACGTTGAAGTTGGTACACTTCCACATTGGTATTGATATAAAGTTTGTTATTTTCAGAGCGCACGTATGTTTTTAGAAAATAGCGCTGATTATCAAAATCCAAATTCACAACGACATCTTGAGTTTGAATTTTGACTTGAACATCGTCAGTGGGTTGACA containing:
- a CDS encoding Crp/Fnr family transcriptional regulator, translated to MSDAIVKETYPAGDYIFFEGDLERHFYIIETGTVSICTMNRQGQKVELGQVHDGESFGEFALLENKPRSASAMAVTEVTLVRVSEEGFQELLEDLPVWANCMLKSFADRLKKTTAALKDAEDKLR
- a CDS encoding flagellar brake protein, which produces MIIGQSAFKNIAISDRKELFQNLVAEQGQLLLRGAGGESFHVKAIGIDDEMLECQPTDDVQVKIQTQDVVVNLDFDNQRYFLKTYVRSENNKLYINTNVEVYQLQRRANVRVPIPEEFDALFTLHGHGGKKYFKDCTVKDVSAGGVRIEFSGEKPDLKIGDVVKGSLRLGARRAMEFDLEVRFVQKREHDNGTTYTAGTRFMEVDKVMETRMLQLMTDLQRELFIKSAK